ATGGTTGACAATGTAGGCAGGGTACTTGTAAAATGAGGCAAAATGAGAGTATCCAGGAAAGGGCCATGGCTCTGCTGCTTTTCCAGCTCGCTTAATTGCCTTCACCACTTTCTTTTCCTCCAACCCATACCCTCTCACAATTATCTTCTGGATCTCCATTTCTATTTCCACCTCCTCCACAcctattaaaaatgaaaattacatttgtcaaaagtaattaaaaaacccTGATTTGGGTTGAACTTTGGGCTCCTTATTCATATCTCCTGAGGGGCTGAATCAGCTTGCTTCAAGCCCAAAAGTGTTGGGTCGATTGTTGTAGGCCTAGACCTCAGCATGACTGGGCCCACCCACAACCCAAAGAAACTGGGATTGACAAGGAAGAGCATGCGCAGCAGCATGAACTCACAATTTTCTTTCCTTAATTCCCAGTTCAATTG
The Prunus dulcis chromosome 2, ALMONDv2, whole genome shotgun sequence DNA segment above includes these coding regions:
- the LOC117619831 gene encoding heavy metal-associated isoprenylated plant protein 31 isoform X2, whose product is MCFQGVEEVEIEMEIQKIIVRGYGLEEKKVVKAIKRAGKAAEPWPFPGYSHFASFYKYPAYIVNHYYDTYKNETTTGVHTFFHTPSVYSVAVASDEAIASLFSDDNPHACSIM